In the Quercus lobata isolate SW786 chromosome 5, ValleyOak3.0 Primary Assembly, whole genome shotgun sequence genome, one interval contains:
- the LOC115988378 gene encoding uncharacterized protein LOC115988378, with amino-acid sequence MAFKAFFVFYISLHFASFHNDAIVKGNNLNLLISERKQETPLKRVLTEHGDTYDCINVYEQPSLKHPLLRNHRIQMRPSHKIRKMIAKMKHKKLPPGVQHAKIKLDEACPKGTIPVLRVVDKDLSKNVSNLYKPQSNEGNQNLEFAGIFTQTTPDKKYQSNLATISVYNPQVGPHQYSSAAISVEAGNGADFNQIQIGWTVYPDLFNGDTRTHWYFKMINNGNLSGCYNLNCLGFVQTNTQVAIGTAMDKVSKYSTEDQVVFRFSIIRQEGTEVRNASWWLLVYNDDNDYDSIGYFPATQFNELAGGADKLQWGGYVLSSRDDNTSPPMGSGHFDNGVYQRTCFMSQVELVDHNFDLVDSPTGVQTAMSRCYLEGDESYKNDGKTGYSFCFGGTGGSESDCEQ; translated from the exons ATGGCTTTCAAAgcgttttttgtgttttatatcTCATTACATTTTGCTTCATTCCATAATGATGCCATTGTAAAAGGGAATAATCTCAATCTTTTGATTTCAGAAAGGAAGCAAGAAACACCACTAAAACGAGTTTTg ACTGAGCATGGAGACACCTATGATTGCATCAATGTATATGAGCAACCTAGTTTGAAACATCCTTTACTTAGGAATCATAGAATTCAG ATGAGACCCAGccataaaataagaaaaatgatagctAAAATGAAACACAAGAAGCTGCCGCCTGGTGTCCAACATGCAAAGATAAAGTTAGATGAAGCGTGCCCAAAAGGGACTATCCCTGTTCTGAGAGTCGTAGACAAAGATCTATCAAAGAATGTATCAAATTTATATAAGCCTCAATCAAATGAAGGGAATCAGAATTTAGAA TTTGCAGGGATATTTACACAAACAACCCCAGacaaaaaatatcaatcaaatttggcaACAATTAGTGTATATAATCCACAAGTTGGACCTCACCAATATAGTTCAGCTGCGATCTCAGTTGAAGCAGGAAATGGAGCTGACTTCAATCAAATACAAATTGGGTGGACT GTGTACCCAGACTTATTCAATGGCGATACACGCACCCATTGGTATTTTAAAATGATTAAT AACGGCAATTTGTCAGGATGTTATAATCTCAATTGCTTGGGCTTCGTACAAACTAATACCCAAGTTGCAATTGGCACTGCTATGGATAAAGTCTCTAAATACAGTACTGAAGACCAAGTTGTTTTCCGTTTCAGCATTATTCGT CAAGAAGGAACTGAAGTAAGAAATGCTTCATGGTGGCTGCTTGTTTATAATGATGATAATGATTATGATTCGATTGGGTATTTTCCTGCCACACAATTTAACGAGTTAGCTGGAGGAGCAGACAAATTGCAATGGGGAGGCTATGTTCTCAGTAGTAGAGATGATAATACCAGCCCTCCTATGGGCAGTGGACATTTTGATAATGGCGTATATCAACGTACCTGTTTCATGAGTCAAGTTGAACTTGTAGATCACAATTTTGACTTAGTTGATTCACCAACTGGTGTTCAAACTGCCATGTCCCGTTGTTACCTTGAAGGAGATGAGTCATACAAAAACGACGGCAAAACGGGCTATAGCTTTTGTTTTGGCGGAACCGGTGGCTCCGAGTCAGACTGTGAACAGTGA